Within the Dryobates pubescens isolate bDryPub1 chromosome 2, bDryPub1.pri, whole genome shotgun sequence genome, the region CACAGGGTTACAGACCTCCAGGAGCTAGACAGGTCCAGGAGTGTACTGGAAAGTGTAATCTTTGCATTTCATACCCAGAAGTCCTGCCTCCCTTTAACACTGGCTGCAAAATCAATTTCcacccctccttttccctccctttctcctgctgggaaggacAAGCAGGTTCTTATCTCCCTGGCAGGGGACTAAGGCCTGGTGTCAGCCTTGGCAATGCTGCTGATTAGGCCTGGAGTGGCTTAattggggcctggagctgccaagctgaatTTTGTGTTGCATCACAAATGGAGTGGTACGGAGGGTAGAGAGCCTGGGTAGGGATGAGGGCATGGAAGCCTGGGGTTTGTTGGCCTGGCATAGAGGGAGGTTTGTGTGAAGCTTAGGCTTAATGAGCTTCTGTGTTGAGCCCAGACTATGGATTTCTTTGTGTTTTATATGCTTGGCTATGCTTTGTGCTATACCACTTGCAGCACTGTTGTTTGTAAATagcctttccatttaaacttcccatcCTATCCAGTCCTTTGtgtgtgctgttttcttttgcccctttttggAAGAGGTAAAAAAGCAAATCTGTCCTGCTTTAAACTGTGACAGTTGGTAACACTTCCAGCTGCtgttctctctatttttttttcccctaggaatTGATTTGTCAGAATGCCTGCAGTATCCAGACTTCAGTGTTGTGGTCCTTTACAAGAAGGTTATCATTGCCTTTGGCTTCATGGTGCCAGATGTGAAGTACAATGAAGCTTACATCTCTTTTCTGTTAGTTCACCCTGAGTGGAGAAGAGCTGGGATTGCAACCTTCATGATTTACCACCTTATCCAGGTAACCAAGGCAAAAATCCCACACCTGAGCCAAAGAACTGGCTCTGTCTTCTGTGTGattccaatctgaatctacccatttctgttgctgttccattccccccagtcctgtcactccctgacaccctaaaaagtccctccccagctttcttgtaggcctccttcagatactggaaggccacaataaggttggTTAGAAAAGGTCTTTATGATCATGAAGTCAAACCACTACCTTGTTTCCACTAAGAGTTGCTCTTCTGGGCTACCTGAAGGTAATTCTTCTACCTTTACAGCTCTCTGCCGTGTCCACCCCTCTACCACGTTGACACAGGCCACTAAGCACTCTCCTTTAAAGACACCCTGAGCAGCATTTCCTGAGCAGCTCTATGGAAAGCAGTTGaagtggagtctccctccctggaggtgttcataagaggcttggatgtggcacttggagccatggtttagttgtcaggaggtgttaggtattgggtaataggttggacttgatgatctctcaggtcttttccagcctggttgattctgtgattctaagtaaATTGCCCTCAGTGGTATTGATGTGGGATGTGAACACCTAGTGAGAATGATCTACCTTGGAAATTTCCTAAAGGGTGTTACTGTTCCCCCTTGGAGTTACCATTGGTCCAACATACATGGAATGCTGTTCAAACACTAGGGGAAAGCAGGAAAAATGAAGCATTATATCAGCATATttatcagagagctgctggttaGAGTGGGATCTGCTGGTTATCTGGGATCTTGAAGCTGTGTCTTTTGCTGTCTGAACTGCATTTCCTGAGTGCTGTGCCCTGAaggatgggagaggagctgggtgggAGAGACAGGAATTGCAGCCTGACAGCCCAGaggtgtgctggggctgctcgcGTGGTCccagagagctcagctctgttTGCTAACGGGGAGGAGCAGGGTGCCTGATCCTCCTGACATGCTTTGACTTTTCTTTGGGCCACTGATCCAGGTGACTGTTAGGTAACAGTTACTTAGCAACTGAGAACAGAAAGATGACAATTTAAAATCCCAAACCTGCTTTGGTCGTCAGAGGGCCTCGGAGGCTCGAGGAGCAGCAGTGTTCCCTTCcctttagactggagattaggaaacatttctttgctgcaagagtggtcaggcactggaacaggctgcccagggaggtggtggagtcactgtccctggaagtgttcaagaagtgtgtagatgtggtgttgcTCTTCCCCCGATGGGAGGGCCGTTGGGTGACGACTGGAGGCATGAACCCCACTGCTGTACAGCAAGGAGATGCCAgggatgcagagagcagaaTCTCACAAGTCCTCCCAGAAGGCCTTTATTGCTGCATTGTAGAACCCCCAGCATTAGAGTCTCAAGAGTCCCACTCACAGAAGTCGTCCTGGGAGCCCTTAGcagacaaagcagctaacagaagtccctagcagcatccctacacCAAAGCCCTAGCCAGAAGTAGCtaagagaagcagaagtccctcgCAGCCCTAACTGAAGATAACTAACCAAAGATCCCCAACCAAAGTCCCTAACTAAGTATCCTTGAGAAGCCCTAAACAAAGTGACTCTTGTGGCTGTTTTTATACTGTTATCAATCCCTTAAGcagtaaaacccaaccacacacacaagctaaaatcttttcccaataaGAGGTGCCAGcctgtcaaggaggtggctcctGCAGCAAGTTCCAATCCAAGGGTGCCAGTGTGAGGATATTGTTCTTGGCACATGTGGAATGGTGAgagattggcacaggttgcctagggaggtggtggaagcctcatccctgaaggtttttaaggccaggctggaggtggctgtgagcaacctgctgtagtgtgaggtgtctctgcagaggggttggaactggatgatccttgaggtcccttccaaccctgacaattctataacAATATTGTGTTGCTTTAGGCAGTgtgctaaggaattggtcagctaaggaatgcagcagctgccctcagaacagtggctgcaacaatGTGGCACTGCAGGATATAGCttagtggtgttgggttagAGTTGGACTccgtgatcttaaaggtcttttccaaccttgatggttctgtgattcacctCCCAGCTGTTGCTATGTGTGGTAACTCCTGTCTCCAGGCCCTTGATTTGCTCACATTCTCTCAGCAACTCGAACACCTGAGCTGCTGAATCTCTTCACCTCCACATTCCCCCAGAGGCTGTCTCCCTCTCTGGCTGGGATCCTCCCTGCGCTCTCTGATTGGTCTGtggggttgttgttgtgttttttccttttcccttggcAGACCTGCATGGGCAAAGATGTAACCCTTCACGTCTCTGCAAGCAACCCTGCTATGCTGCTCTACCAGAAGTTTGGGTTTAAGACTGAAGAATACATTCTGGATTTCTATGACAAGTACTACCCCTTGGACAGCAAGGAGTGCAAGCACGCCTTCTTCCTCAGGCTGCGGCGCTGagccctcccagctgcctgggggcagggggatgcaGCAGATGAAGGAGCCCAAATCCATCAAGGAAAGAAAGATCTGTTGCAGCTTTCAGCAGAGAACGTTGGCTGCCAGGTGAGAGCTGGAGCACACCGATGCCCTTCACCCCTAGGGCTCCAGCAAGcgctgtgctgtgtgctgaaACTGCAACCCGAGAGGATCGGTTCCTACGCTCCAAGGGGAGAGGCCTGGAAATGCCAACTGGGACATGCTGAAACCACTGGAGAACTGAAATTCTGTATGAGAAGTTCTTCCTGCCACTGTTACTCTGGAGAAGCCTCATTTGGCACACAAGCGAAGaaacaaatccaaacaaacaagcaaagagTCACTTCAGAGGGGGGCCTCATGGATTTCAAACTTTGAAACCTGTCCCAAGAAAAGaagctgcagggtttttttgcttctgggttgtttggtttgtggtttgtttctaGGGAATGAACATGTAAACTGAAGTCATctgcagtgtttctgtgatctCATTGCTTTGTTAGGATCCATGTCTTGAATCTGTGAAGGAAAAGTTAGATATTGGTGCATTTAGCTGAATGCTCTGCACGTGCCAGAACAGCAAGATGGGAACCACGCTGTAGGCATAATGAAGAGCTCGTTATGAACTCCTGTGATCCCTGAAGGCAAGGCTCAGAGGGAGATGGCTTTCTCCTTCCCCATGcctcctgccttcctttcccctgGCTGACCCTGTGCTCAGTGTGAAGTCCTTGTCGTGTGCAGTGTTTGGTGTTTGGGAAGAAGGTGTCAAAGCGGTTTTGTAAGTAGGTGAGGTaggacacagcagctgccagatcAGCTCTTTGAAATCTTACCACCTCTCTGCCAGTTGTTGATGCTGCAGATCAGCCCTTTGGGCACACCTCTAACCACAGAGCCAGCcttgcaggctccagcagccacctcctcctgctACAGGTGCTTTGTCGAGAAGAAGCCCAGAACAACAGTCAGCAGTGATGTGTGAAACGCAGGCTCTGGTTTGCAGAAGCAATCTCTTGGCAGcttggagggaggagaggataGAGGTGGGCCAGTTCCAGTCCTTGGAGGCATCTAGGCTGCGATCTCATGGCTCTAACCCtaagagaagagcaaagaatAAACAGAAACAGCCAAAAACTACAAAAAATCCAAGCCCCAAACAGTTTCTCTGGCAGTGGGGCCTAGTCTTTTTACACAGCTTAGGGCTTCCTCTCTCCCTGACTTCTCTTGTAGCTGAAGAGCAAGCTGTAAAgtttgctctgctgcctggccaaAGGTTGGTCCATTCGTGTAAGTAGGAATCACAACCCCTGTGCTGTCCCTTTCACACCAGAACCCCACAGAGAGCTACACCACAAATGTTCTTAATCCACTTTGTATAGCTGTTGGGTACCTTGCTGTAGTGGTAGCTGCCTTAACAGAGTCTTCAAGAGAGGAACACCCAAgtatggggatttttttgtgtagGCAATGTCCATCCtcaccaaaacaaaagcaggggAAGAAGAGCCCAACTGAGTGTGGTGTTCCCCAAGCATCTGTGCAcatctctgcctgctctgtggctgtgtgaaAAAGTTTTGATGTTAacctgggaagagaaaaaaaaacaggaaaaattaATCTGTCTTGATGAATGGAATTAAAGCCCTTCCCTTGGAAAAGCCTGCCTGTAGTCACACTGTTCCTTGAGCTGCCTGCCCATCATCTTGATGAGTCAGcaacgtgcccttgtggccaagagggcagagagggccagagaggcagtggagcCTTTCAGAGCCTGGAGACTCTCAAAACACTGCAGACttcctggacgtgttcctgtgtgatccacTTTagttgctcctgctctggcagggatgttggactgggtgaatttcagaggtcccttccaacccctaccattctgtgactctgtgatttgtgTGCAGTGGTGTGTGGCAGCACCACTTCCCAGGGTGGGAAAGGGAGACCCAGGATGCCAAGAGTACAGCTTGCACATCGTcagacctggggctggcagaggcatAAGGCCCAGAGGAAGGTTTCAGGCTGGCATGGTTCACCTCATGGGGTGTGAGAACACCATGGCTTAGGGCTGAGTGACCTGCTGCTGGGTTGGGCATGCCTGATGCTGCACCAGCcccagagagtcatagaatcatagaattgttttgcttggaaaagacctttaaaatcataaaACCCAACTCTTAACTACCAagtttggtgctaaaccatgtccctcagcaccacatctctgctctttccagcaccttcatggatgaggattcaaccacctccctggggagcctgttccagtctttgagaaccctttcagtcaagaagtttcttctagtaTCCAACCTTAGCctcctgaggccatttcctcttgtcctatcatttgttactaGGTGGAAgtccctgacccccacctcactacagcctcctttcaggagttTGCAGGGagtgaggtcttccctcagcctcttccagactaaacaccaccaattccctcagctgctcctcacaagacttgttctctagaccctttaccagctttgctgcccttctctgcactcacttcagcacctcagtcataatttttccttatgtttgcatggaacctcctgtgttgcagtttgtgtctgctgccccttgtcctgtcgctggacaccactgagaacagtctggctccatcctcctgacacttgctcAAGGACAAggcttggagcaacctggtctagcaggtgtccctgcccatggcagaggagttggaactaggtgatcttcaaggtcccttataacccaaactgttctatcaTTCTGTAATCAGCACTGATATGATCCCCACTCAGCatccccttctgcaggctgaacagccccagctcccccagcctctcctcagcgatatttcagtcccctcagcatctcagtgGCAATGTAGCGAgcaccccaaaactgaacccagtagtcgaggtgtggcctcaccatggCTCGGGTCGGGGGCGTCCTGCCCCCTATCTGTGCCCACGACAGCGGCAGCCGGGTGCTCCGCGAGGCACCAAGCGGCCGGCAGCTGGGGGCGCGGCAGAGGAACTACAGCTCCCGGCGGCCGCCGCGGCCGCCCCGCTCCCGTCCTGCGCTGCGCTGCGCGCCCAACCGCCGCCATTTGAACCGAGCCATGGCGGCCGCTCCGGACGTTGTGCCCGAGGAATGGCGACTCTACTTCCTCTCCACACGGATCGCCACCTTCTGCAACTGGCCGTTCACGGAGGGCTGCGTCTGCACGCCCGAGCGGGTGAGTCCGGCGGGGGAGCGGAGCCGGGCGGGagcggggctggcagcgggcaCCGGGCGCGGTGGGCGCTGACGGTGTCTCCCCGCGCTCCCTCTGCTCGCAGATGGCGGCGGCGGGGTTCATCCACTGTCCCAGCGAGAACAGCCCCGACGTGGCACAGTGCTTCTTCTGCTTCAAGGAGCTGGAGGGATGGGAGCCCGACGATGACCCTGTGTGAGTACCGAGGGGGTTCCCCCGGCCCCCTCCCTCCGTACGCAGCTGTCTAGGGTGAGCCGGGCCGGGAGGTAGTGGCGGAGGTGGAACTGAAGGAagttagtctggaggaggctgaggagagatttTCTCGCTCTCTAtgactgcctgaaaggaggatgaagcaagtcggtctcttctctcgaggaacaagtgatagagcaagagggaatggtcaCAAGtggcaccaagggaggtttaggctgggcattaggaaaagtttttgcactgaaagggttatcaggcattggaagagccagctcagggaggtggtggaggcaccatccctggacatcTTCAAAAATGTGTAGCTGTGATGCCTGGGGATATGTCTTAGTGGAGGACTTGGTAGAGTACGGTTAATGCTTGGA harbors:
- the BIRC5 gene encoding baculoviral IAP repeat-containing protein 5, encoding MAAAPDVVPEEWRLYFLSTRIATFCNWPFTEGCVCTPERMAAAGFIHCPSENSPDVAQCFFCFKELEGWEPDDDPVEEHKKHSAGCAFISLQKDASSLTLQEFLKLDKERMRNLIKKSISQKVSSIEDAAASVRRQIENLPS